From the genome of Gemmatimonadota bacterium, one region includes:
- a CDS encoding glycosyltransferase family 39 protein, producing MTEEGNRLNVRAFLFLLTTLCVGLVMRLWGDSFGLPHIFHSDEAFEVHRALRLAKGGFDIERWAKGGLYMLLCVEYGVYFLVQRVQGAVNSVDAFAMEFAKDPTVFWKIGRVTVAFLGTWTIWKVWRHGRRLAGVGAGLYAAWFLAFSFRHVVESHTVTVDVPMALFTFWAVAMIVEEACGVRRLRGWAFALVAGIALLHKVPAIVLFVPYFVNSMIRGGVARGGRDEERGLFTKATWLPFFGACGLYVGLNPGVVLGFSEALGFFGGTNSGAPGDPGDASEMVRGVSLWGFYFRSLLHSQGPVGLSLALMGVVFGLRRRAGAMLLHLSFLLPFFVLITATSSPHLYYDRYIVPMLPGLCLLAGLGLDGLLRALRLDRAVMAPVGMLVALMLVLGPAAESVRFNQKMTRTDTRTLAAEWMEANVANGTTVLLEGFPEDPSQQSIPLRPDEDGILEMVMRLELTDAGKAELWRLRMHAWETRICYDLLAVRDFELWDTLEKYRLLGAEYAVIRREAFTPGNWRRGRFREEIVAKRLAFREEMLADPECRLVAAFDPADDDSPGYHIEIWRLGASASTGSEAD from the coding sequence ATGACTGAGGAAGGAAACCGACTGAATGTGCGCGCGTTCCTGTTTCTTCTGACGACGCTGTGCGTCGGACTGGTCATGCGCCTGTGGGGAGATTCGTTCGGGCTTCCCCATATCTTCCATTCGGACGAAGCGTTCGAGGTCCATCGCGCTCTGCGCCTCGCAAAGGGAGGCTTCGACATCGAGCGCTGGGCCAAGGGCGGCCTCTACATGCTTCTTTGCGTGGAGTATGGGGTGTACTTCCTGGTGCAGCGTGTGCAGGGGGCGGTGAACAGCGTGGATGCCTTTGCCATGGAGTTCGCGAAGGATCCCACGGTGTTCTGGAAGATCGGGCGTGTCACGGTGGCCTTCCTCGGGACCTGGACGATATGGAAGGTCTGGCGCCACGGACGCCGCCTCGCAGGGGTGGGTGCGGGTCTCTATGCCGCGTGGTTCCTCGCGTTCTCCTTCCGCCATGTCGTGGAATCGCACACGGTCACGGTGGATGTCCCGATGGCTCTCTTCACATTCTGGGCGGTCGCGATGATCGTGGAGGAGGCCTGCGGCGTGCGGCGCCTTCGCGGCTGGGCCTTCGCGCTGGTGGCGGGGATTGCACTCCTCCACAAGGTGCCCGCCATCGTCTTGTTCGTGCCGTACTTCGTGAACTCCATGATAAGGGGTGGGGTGGCCAGGGGGGGGCGTGACGAAGAACGCGGCCTCTTCACGAAGGCCACCTGGCTGCCCTTCTTCGGAGCTTGCGGGTTGTATGTGGGGCTCAACCCGGGCGTGGTTCTCGGTTTCTCGGAAGCGCTGGGGTTCTTCGGCGGCACGAATTCCGGGGCGCCTGGAGATCCCGGAGACGCGTCGGAGATGGTGCGCGGCGTGAGTCTGTGGGGGTTCTACTTTCGCTCACTGCTGCACTCCCAGGGTCCGGTTGGACTCAGCCTTGCGCTGATGGGTGTGGTGTTTGGCCTTCGGAGAAGGGCAGGGGCCATGCTTTTGCACCTGTCGTTCCTGCTGCCGTTCTTCGTGCTGATCACGGCGACCTCCTCTCCTCACTTGTACTACGATCGCTACATCGTCCCCATGCTTCCCGGGTTGTGTCTGCTGGCCGGGCTGGGACTGGATGGACTCCTTCGTGCGCTTCGCCTGGATCGCGCGGTGATGGCTCCCGTGGGGATGCTCGTCGCGCTGATGCTGGTGCTGGGACCTGCCGCGGAGAGCGTCCGCTTCAACCAGAAGATGACTCGAACGGACACCAGGACCCTTGCGGCGGAGTGGATGGAGGCGAATGTCGCGAACGGGACCACGGTTCTTCTGGAGGGCTTCCCGGAGGATCCTTCTCAACAGTCGATCCCCCTTCGTCCGGATGAGGACGGGATTCTCGAGATGGTCATGCGTCTGGAGCTGACCGATGCCGGAAAGGCGGAGCTCTGGCGTCTCCGTATGCACGCGTGGGAAACGCGAATCTGCTATGACCTTCTGGCTGTCCGGGACTTCGAGTTGTGGGACACGCTGGAGAAGTACCGTCTGCTCGGGGCTGAGTACGCGGTGATCCGGCGGGAGGCGTTCACGCCGGGCAACTGGCGACGGGGCCGATTCCGTGAAGAGATCGTGGCGAAGCGCCTGGCCTTCCGTGAAGAGATGTTGGCGGACCCGGAGTGCCGACTGGTCGCTGCATTTGACCCCGCGGATGACGATTCGCCCGGCTACCACATCGAGATCTGGCGTCTCGGGGCATCGGCATCCACGGGCTCGGAGGCGGACTAG
- a CDS encoding glycosyltransferase family 2 protein has product MESLPDRPDVSVVIVNWRVRDLLDRCLETLLSRSPGVAMEVIVVDNDSGDGTMEMLAEKYPSVIGIQAGRNLGFSGGNNLGFARCSGRFVLLLNPDTEVSEGAVRILRDSLDSYPGTGAVGPMVRVPSGQIQLSCARRFPTLWNQVLEVTGLPHKFPHHPMTGQFRMGSWDHLDERFVEAVSGCCMMVRREIIEAVGGLDDSFFMYGEDLDLCWRVGREGMGIRYVPSANILHLSESSSSQVASRMFVETLESMNYFFRKNRGVTDALIYRCLMGSAALFWLILEGIRSCVVRGGKRALLRDEILPRYRDMLKWACGGFQRAGTPQ; this is encoded by the coding sequence GTGGAGTCGCTTCCGGATCGCCCGGATGTCAGTGTGGTGATTGTGAACTGGCGCGTGCGGGATCTTCTGGATCGCTGTCTGGAAACGCTGCTGTCGCGCTCACCGGGCGTGGCGATGGAAGTCATCGTTGTCGACAATGACTCCGGGGACGGAACGATGGAGATGCTTGCCGAGAAGTACCCGAGCGTCATCGGTATTCAGGCTGGCCGTAATCTGGGGTTTTCCGGCGGGAACAACCTCGGCTTCGCGCGGTGCTCAGGGCGGTTCGTGCTGCTGCTCAACCCGGACACGGAAGTCTCGGAGGGGGCGGTGCGCATACTGCGGGATTCGCTGGACTCCTACCCGGGAACCGGAGCCGTGGGGCCGATGGTTCGTGTTCCTTCGGGGCAGATCCAACTCTCCTGTGCGCGGCGCTTTCCGACTCTCTGGAATCAGGTCCTGGAAGTCACGGGTCTCCCGCACAAGTTCCCCCATCATCCGATGACCGGTCAGTTTCGTATGGGATCGTGGGACCACCTGGATGAACGCTTTGTGGAGGCGGTGTCGGGCTGTTGCATGATGGTGCGCCGCGAGATCATCGAAGCCGTGGGCGGGCTGGACGATTCTTTCTTCATGTACGGCGAGGACCTGGATCTTTGCTGGCGTGTCGGTCGTGAAGGCATGGGAATCCGATATGTCCCCTCGGCAAACATCCTCCATCTGTCCGAGAGTTCCAGTTCTCAGGTTGCGAGCCGGATGTTTGTGGAGACACTGGAATCCATGAACTACTTCTTCCGGAAAAACCGGGGAGTGACCGATGCGCTGATCTACCGGTGCCTGATGGGGAGTGCTGCGCTGTTCTGGCTGATTCTGGAGGGGATTCGCTCGTGCGTGGTGCGGGGTGGCAAGAGAGCTCTGCTGCGCGATGAAATCCTCCCGAGATACCGGGATATGCTGAAGTGGGCGTGTGGAGGATTCCAGCGCGCCGGAACTCCCCAGTGA
- a CDS encoding putative O-glycosylation ligase, exosortase A system-associated — MAKRESLGLALLLGLALLAGWIVVTFPMRLAMALFGTMIVGVAVMAAPFLGVVVYFILAFLRPQEVFWGLADARLTALVSGATLVSAMLHFSVRPDLSFLRKPQCLFVLVQWLFLYLSTQYGDFGVPEAKWMAYYNKMFIIYFVVLALATSEKKLAVLSWVIAISIGYLCLWANDRYLFHGWRHVHGPGRPGATFYDENDFAMVMVMAVPFIWYFMRYGKNRLVSLGLLGLLPFAWHGVFITFSRGGFLGLCGAMAWIALREKSRWLRLGILLVGVAFFVRLAGSEYRDRLATIGEYEEDASATGRLESWGAGMEMAASNPLFGVGLRRYMTAFPYYSNSHPRVAHNSWVQLAAECGFVAVGAYSALIVLTALSLYRTRKRIPLLQEEQRRTVRTLEGAFSGSLIGYLVCGFFLSMEDFEFFYLLVALVQSLDRVTAARLKKQPVEARIA; from the coding sequence ATGGCGAAGCGGGAATCCCTGGGGCTTGCGCTTCTTCTCGGACTCGCTCTCCTGGCCGGCTGGATTGTCGTCACATTCCCGATGCGCCTTGCCATGGCGCTTTTCGGCACGATGATCGTGGGTGTGGCTGTCATGGCCGCGCCGTTTCTCGGAGTGGTGGTCTACTTCATCCTGGCGTTTCTCCGACCGCAGGAAGTGTTCTGGGGACTGGCAGATGCCCGCCTCACGGCACTGGTCTCCGGGGCGACGCTCGTCTCAGCCATGCTGCACTTCTCAGTAAGACCGGATCTGTCCTTCCTTCGCAAGCCACAGTGCCTGTTTGTTCTGGTTCAGTGGTTGTTCCTCTACCTGTCCACGCAGTACGGCGACTTCGGAGTGCCGGAGGCCAAGTGGATGGCCTACTACAACAAGATGTTCATCATCTATTTCGTGGTTCTGGCGCTGGCCACCTCCGAGAAGAAGCTCGCCGTGCTGTCATGGGTCATCGCGATCTCGATCGGCTACTTGTGCCTCTGGGCCAACGACCGATACCTGTTCCACGGATGGAGACATGTCCACGGCCCCGGTCGTCCGGGCGCGACCTTCTACGACGAGAACGACTTCGCGATGGTCATGGTCATGGCGGTGCCGTTCATCTGGTACTTCATGAGGTATGGCAAGAACCGTCTCGTGTCGCTGGGACTCCTGGGGCTTCTCCCCTTTGCGTGGCACGGGGTCTTCATCACATTCTCCCGGGGAGGGTTCCTGGGACTTTGCGGGGCGATGGCATGGATTGCTCTTCGCGAGAAGAGCCGGTGGCTTCGCCTGGGGATCCTCCTGGTGGGGGTCGCCTTCTTCGTGCGCCTGGCAGGGTCGGAGTATCGGGACAGGCTCGCGACCATCGGAGAGTATGAGGAGGATGCGTCCGCGACGGGCCGATTGGAGTCGTGGGGTGCCGGAATGGAGATGGCCGCATCCAACCCGCTTTTCGGAGTAGGCCTGCGAAGATACATGACAGCGTTTCCGTACTATTCGAACTCGCACCCGAGGGTGGCGCACAACTCCTGGGTTCAGCTGGCCGCGGAGTGCGGATTCGTGGCGGTCGGCGCCTATAGCGCACTGATTGTCCTGACGGCGCTCTCTCTCTACAGGACGCGGAAGCGCATCCCCCTCTTGCAGGAGGAACAGCGGCGTACCGTCAGGACGCTGGAAGGAGCATTCTCCGGAAGCCTGATCGGTTACCTTGTGTGCGGCTTCTTCCTGTCGATGGAAGACTTCGAGTTCTTCTATCTGCTGGTGGCTCTCGTTCAGTCGCTGGACCGGGTGACGGCGGCCCGCCTGAAGAAGCAACCTGTGGAGGCTCGGATCGCATGA